A stretch of Bradyrhizobium diazoefficiens DNA encodes these proteins:
- a CDS encoding DUF5615 family PIN-like protein: MKLLFDQNLSFKLCQMIADLFPDSSHVRLLGLSEGADRALWDFAKANGFCIVTQDVDFADLAGLLGAPPKVIWLRAGNQTMSAIAELLRRQAETIRSFQDAAAAACLEIY, from the coding sequence ATGAAGCTTCTGTTTGATCAGAATCTCAGCTTCAAGCTCTGCCAGATGATTGCCGACCTCTTTCCAGACTCCAGCCATGTCCGACTGCTTGGCCTATCCGAAGGCGCGGATCGCGCGCTTTGGGATTTTGCCAAGGCAAATGGCTTTTGCATCGTAACGCAGGATGTCGACTTCGCCGATCTTGCCGGCTTATTGGGGGCTCCGCCCAAGGTGATTTGGCTGCGAGCCGGTAATCAGACGATGTCGGCCATTGCAGAGTTGCTGCGACGTCAAGCCGAGACGATCCGATCGTTTCAGGACGCCGCCGCAGCAGCTTGTCTCGAGATCTACTAG